GTGAAACTAACTTTGTTGTTAATTGTTAAtaaaatgataatacattcaaaACTTATATAAGTAATTTTTAATGATGAGTTACAACTAGAAAAGATTAAGAGAACATCTCATATTTTCTTGAAAGAGACTCATGTTTTACTCTTTTGCGATGatttatttataatttctaTATAAAAAGTTAAATGGGTCAAATTGGGTTAAAACACAACTAGACATGTTAGTAAATAGGTTTTGATATGAACACACCACAAAAACaaacactacaagaaatttggccttttgtgacaacaaaaagtcgtcactaaaaacCAACAAGTCTTTATTATACGAGTATTGTGATGACTTTTTCCATTGTCACATGGTTATCACTGATTTTATGTTACAAATAGGTCCATGTGACAACCCTTTGAAAGTCATCACAAAATCTTGTTATTCAATGACGAGGATAAAGTCGTCACTTATGGTGATCATTCTATGACGATTTTTCTTGTCATTGTTTCACATATTTTTTTGTCATAAATGTAGCAAAAGTCATCACAAATTTGAAATCTACAGTAACGACTTAGGCTTGTCACTATCGATCATAGTATTCAGTGACGAGAATAGTCGTCACTTAGTGAACTTGCATGTTAAAAGTTGCCACTGAGCTTTGTCTTGAAGAGCTACAATTGATCATTACAAATATAGCATTGTCACGGCATTTCCAACAATGTGCTTGTGCTTGTGTGGCAGGGTCATCTTAGCTGTCTTGCTTCCACCATGGGCTGGCAGTGAATACCAATAACATCACTTTGGTACGTAagttaaaaggaaaaatcattttGGCTTTTTCAGGAACTAAGATATTGCATTCCGTTGTCATGCTTACTTTGCTACAAATTGAGAGGTGGGTACGTGAGTTTCTTCCTTGTGTCATTTGTTCTATTCCAACCTGTTAAGCCTAATACATGAGAGTTGATGAATTATTTCCCCACGATCACAATTGTAGATTCGATTGCTCTCCTCTTATATATTTATTATCCTTAAAGATATGCTAAGCAGATTAAATTGCCATCAGTTGGGATTTACCGAACAAGAAAGAATTGGGATTTATGTTTTAGATTCTTGAACTTCAGTTGAGAATAGAAATAACTAGAAACTGTTATTGGATGACAAATTCATTTGTGTGCTGATCATTTTTCACCTAGTGTGATCGCTTATGAGAAACAAATTTGAGTCTTCTGCATGCATTTGTCAGTTTTGCCTCTCCACTTTtctcaatttttctttcttagaaTTTCCTGGTGGTACTAGACACGAAGGTTGAGAATTCGATTTTTTGTTTCAGTGCAGCCTGATGATGGTGGGGGAGCATTGAGTGGGATTTATTTGGGATTAAGGGGCTCTTGCGAAAATAACTCATTTATGCTATGGGATTACTTGGGGGGACTAATATGTTCTAGCCCAAATTGGTGCCGCCCAATTCTATGATGTAACATAAAGCCCCATTTGTGGTACTTTGAACACGTGGATATATTTCAGGTCCACCATTCTTTTTTTTCGCAAGAGGTCCATCTTAGTCTCTTCAGTTCATAAATACAGTGGTAAAGAAAGAAATTGGCTGCCTGATAGGAATCTCAATCACGGAAGATTGGAGAATTACTACTGTCTGATAACTGGAATACAAGTAGTAAATGTCATTTATTATCTAATATGTGCTTGGTTTTATACCCATGAACCATTGGATTTGGCTGCTGAAAGCAGGGATGCAATGGATTTGGAGTTAGCAAAGGGGAGAATTTTACCTATTGATTCTAGTGTAAAGGCAGAAACAGAACAAGAGATATATATATGGTGGAGGAAGCATGAATTTGTTCTTTTTATTGTGCTGTGCTAGGGCACTTTAATTAGATTCTCAGTGCCAAGTTCCCATTTACTTTCAACTGCCACTTCCAAGATAGTATCATTGTTCCGTCTTGTTCCCCTTTATAATTGCGAACTGATGGTGTAGAGAAGAGAAATGAATCCACACCAAGATTTAGCCAAACAAATTAAGCATTTAGATTCAGTCAGTCCATAATTTCTGGAATATAAATTATATGCGTTGAAGGCTCAAAACTAACCACTGAAAATTCTGGataattaattaagaaaaactAAAGCACTTTTCTCAGCCACTCTAAAATGCAAGACTTGTGAATTACAAGGACACATACGTAATATGGGAAACAAATtcgacatttttttttgttagcaaTAATAGCAATACTTTTTGTTTGGACTAGGGTCAGTGATTCCGTGTGATTCACTCTGGTTGTTGTATTTATTATCTTATTTGGTATAGAGTTGGTGTATTATTATATTCGTGAAAAAAGTGACGCATATAAACAAATGTTTCACATGTATTCATTACAACATTATGATGATTAATGTgattgcaaataaaaattttcagcgTATACAATAACCGAATTGAATCACACACAAGACAACTGTATTATACCTATTTCTTTTTAATCGTATTGCTAAACATCAATACACACAGGTGTTGAAGGGAAAATCCCTTAATTTTCTGCGACCAAGACTATTCTACTTTCAACTAAATCAGAGACAGCGACGTATGCGAAGTGATGaaacaatagaggaaaaaagaaaatgaataaagagGGAACAACAAAGTGAAATTTTAACATTACCTTGGATACAATCAATTATTTGTATTCTTGCATTTTGCCACCCCTTTGAAgcatattcatttttataacACAATTCTGAAGAAAGTAAAATGAAATACAGAAACCAATTAAATGAGTGAGAGATTAAGCATTGAGAAATTAATTATCTAAATTTAACTTTTGATGAAAAGGAAATTGTAGTAGAGTATACCATGAACATCAACTCCTCTTGCTCGACTTGAGGAGGTATTTCAACTTGTCGTTTCCGAGCAAAGAAATTGAAACCAAGGAACTTCATGGCAAATCGTTGTTGCTGTAGAGGAtgtgatgaaaaaaaatttgagaaatcAATAATTAGCCTAGTGATATTGATGAGGAGCAGAATTGATGAGAAAGATCATGTATTGCAAATAGAAATAGTGTACTATAACTTTTGGGTACTCTTTTCCTTAAATATGCCTAACAAAGCTAATCCAAGTCTTTTCATGGTGTAAAAATTATATTCTAGACAAATGCTTTTTTTAAGACAAATGCTATTGTCTCCTGTATATATTATAGCACTGGAATAGATACATGCCAATTATTTGAATTTCAATTAAGCTCTTAATTTTCTGATTATCAGTTACTTTTCTAGttcgttttcctttttttaacaaCCAAATTTGCAGTTGAGCGTTTTTATGTTGCACATATCCATCAAAAAATCCAGTCAAATCTCCTTCACAGACTTCATACCGATGTATAcaacaacatttacaaaaaccgaaaataataaaaggaaaaaaaatgcaataagCAACAAATATAActgaaagttagaaaagtctaaaataatcagataaaataaatgctCAGATACGCATGTGCATTCTTGCATCCAGAAACATTGAAAAAATCGTAGAATcattatcaaattaaatatGCTTTGATACTCAAATAAAATAGTATTAAAGACGACATTATTGAATAACATACCTGGAACTCAAGAAATCGTTCTACTGTGGCTACTTTCTTGTGAAGAAGACTATAAAGTTTAGGGTTTTATAGTTCTTCCTTTCGTGGGCGAGGAAAAAGGTTGAAGAGAATAGAAGTTAGATTCACAATTATAAGACGAAACATTTCCTTTTTTgcagaagaaaatgaaagggaaTAATTGTTTCCTTAAGGAATCAAGAGGAAATTAGCAAAAAAGGAGACACAATGTAGAAGGAAGTGCTGACTCAGAAACACAAGCGGAACCATGTTTAAATTTAGTAACTTCGAGTTAGCTCTTTAATTGATTAAGGAAAACTagtttttttggaaaagagAAAGTAAATCAAGAAAGTGTATAAATAGGGAGAGCAATCAATATAAATTTCCGCATTTATATGGTAATTATGTGTTCTAGCCACTGTTTCTTGTCCTCCTAAAaattctattatttttatttgttactAATTATggtaattattatttttgttatttgtacTTCATAATATACGACATATTTGAAGCAACATTAGCAGAATCAGAATCGTAAGATTGATACGCTTAgctgtttcttttatttgtttaatacATAAACTAAAATTTACTTCATATATTCAAgacagacaaaaaaaaaaaaaagaatacatTTATGTAATGCTAATGACGTAGGTTTCAGTCGTCTACTTATTGTTATTTCTGGTCCTTGTGGGTGCCTTTTTGCATCCtgtctctcttctttttttccccccacAACTGGTacgaaaaaaaattacattaatTTTTCTTCCGTTTAATTTTCCTTAAGTTCAGTTTGCCTGGATACTATGGCTTGGTTAAAATATTTTTGTGTTCTCATGGTGGATAAACAACTTCCTTTAGCCAACATGTCTCTGCTTTATAAGTTTCTTTCTATTCGTACATCCCATGCATGTTTTGGCACAAAAATTAGTTTGAACTCTGGGGCAAAATACTTGGCAATACTGTTTTAGTAGAAGTTGGTAAGCTTTCAACTTGGCTTTGGTTTTGGTTCTAATTCACTTGCATTGATTTTCATAAATTTTGTCAAGTGTCCTAACGTAGTGTTTTAAGGATCTAGTTGTTCTTAGTATTTTACGGctaagtttttctttcttttttatttttttttgtttaagggTTAGGGATAAGATCTTGATAGTTAAGTACCCATGATTTGAACGAACCTATAGAGCCAGAGACAATTAATTGGACACTTTTTGCCTTTTATGATTAAAGGGATACAATTCTGAACTGTACATAGAGATTTTCAGATCAAAGGTCTAACATTAGGCAACATAAAGCTGGAACTCGTATTATATGGCATGTCTCTTGATTGAACTACATCAGTGGAGAGGAGCTATGTGAAAGCGTTTATTGTTGGAAGTACAGGGAAAAGGATTCAAAGGGTTAACTTATCTGGAACTAATCATACAAcgaaaaaaaatctcaattacATTCGTCTTGTTGCTTTAGTTATTTTGATCATGAACTTATACTATATGAAAATGCAATGCTACCTATGGTATAATGCTGATGCTACCGATGTTTGTGGTGTTGGATGGTGGAAACTTCAATTTTCTCTTGAATTACCAAAGCTTGGATTATATATAATTGCCTTTTTGCAATGCTGCTTAAATATTAAAGTAGTTTtcatgctcttttttttttccctcccccATGCAACAAGGCTTGGACAATGAAAAATCGTGCTCTTGATCCGGTAAGTGTCAGTTGTCCTCATGTTTTCTGTAATTTATGGTCTGAAATTGTGGTTATTAGCTTTCTTGATCAATCAAACTATTTCAGATTATTGTAGTAAGAGTCAAAACTGGGTGCTGCGAAGAATGTCATGAAAAAGTGCACAAAGGTTTGCGAGCAATCGAAGGTCTGTTAATGAATACTATATGTTCAAGTCATTGATTGATTTTAAGTTTTGCTTATATTTTATACTGTTCTGGCCTTCCCTGTTAGGTATTCATGAATTGTCTATAGATCCAGAAAAGAATCTGGTATTAATTAGAGGCAATATAGACCCTTTCTTGCTAGTTAAGGAGATTGGCAGAACTGGAAAACCTGTTGAACTTATATTTTATGACAAGGAGCCCAAAATTGAAGAGGACAAGCACCAGTACCATTACGAAAGGAGTGGAAATTGTTGCAAAGAAAAGCATCCTAACCATGATGATGATCATGGCAATCCAAAGTCTTGGCAAAATGGTAGAGAAAAGCATCCCAACTTTTGCTGCCGCGATGATGATCTGCATCCACCCAAGGAAGATAACAATGACGAGGCTCACAGGGATCACGAAGCACCCAGAAAGGAAAAGGATGATGAAGAGGATATATTCAAGCATCCACACTTCCGATTCCAAAGAAATGCAAGTACCAATCGAGGTGTGCCTTCTTGGGTGGGGAAACAAATGTTTGGGAATCATGCAGATTATCAGAAACAGGCGCATTTTGACTCGTATAGTTCAAGGTATGAGACTTGGAACCCACAATGCTCACGGTTCTTTGGTGGTGAATCAGCTTCATATGATCATTATCACTCGAGAATGCCGCAGCCACCACCACCATCATATCCATATGATTTTGGGGATTTTGAGAATTTCACTCACTACTTCAATGATTACAATACAAGTGGTTGCATTGTTATGTAGGATATGGGAGAACATTACGTGCTT
The Coffea arabica cultivar ET-39 chromosome 6c, Coffea Arabica ET-39 HiFi, whole genome shotgun sequence genome window above contains:
- the LOC140008018 gene encoding uncharacterized protein; translation: MKNRALDPIIVVRVKTGCCEECHEKVHKGLRAIEGIHELSIDPEKNLVLIRGNIDPFLLVKEIGRTGKPVELIFYDKEPKIEEDKHQYHYERSGNCCKEKHPNHDDDHGNPKSWQNGREKHPNFCCRDDDLHPPKEDNNDEAHRDHEAPRKEKDDEEDIFKHPHFRFQRNASTNRGVPSWVGKQMFGNHADYQKQAHFDSYSSRYETWNPQCSRFFGGESASYDHYHSRMPQPPPPSYPYDFGDFENFTHYFNDYNTSGCIVM